A genomic segment from Mesorhizobium sp. AR02 encodes:
- a CDS encoding IS5 family transposase (programmed frameshift), which translates to MDCDALRDDQWDRIKGLVPGGTRGKRGPRTNNRLFLDALLWMARSGGRWRDLPERLSNHAIVKRRYYRWIEMGVLDDMLAVLAREADLEWLMIDSTIVRAHQHAAGARKAKGGPDAQGLGRSRGGLSTKIHAAGDALGLPVRLIASPGQRNDIAFAHDLVDGFEAGATIADKGYDADHLHEKIAETGAEIVIPPKRNRKVQRPYNTHLYKERNIIERFFNKLKQFRRVATRYDKLLANFMGFVKLAAIAIWLR; encoded by the exons ATGGATTGCGATGCGCTTCGGGATGATCAGTGGGATCGGATCAAAGGTTTGGTGCCCGGAGGAACCAGGGGCAAGCGAGGTCCCAGGACGAACAACCGGTTGTTTTTGGATGCGCTGCTCTGGATGGCGCGCTCGGGCGGTCGCTGGCGTGATCTGCCGGAAAGGCTTAGCAACCACGCTATAGTGAAGCGGCGCTATTATCGCTGGATCGAGATGGGCGTGCTCGACGACATGTTGGCGGTCCTGGCACGCGAAGCCGATCTTGAATGGCTGATGATCGACTCGACCATCGTGCGAGCGCATCAGCACGCCGCTGGCGCGCGCAAGGCAAAAGGGGGGC CGGATGCCCAAGGCTTGGGTCGGTCTCGGGGCGGGTTAAGCACCAAGATCCATGCAGCCGGCGATGCGCTCGGGCTACCGGTGCGCCTGATCGCCAGCCCCGGACAGCGCAACGATATCGCCTTTGCCCATGATCTCGTCGATGGCTTCGAGGCTGGGGCCACGATCGCCGACAAGGGCTATGACGCCGACCACCTGCACGAAAAGATCGCTGAAACGGGAGCCGAAATCGTCATCCCACCGAAACGCAACCGCAAGGTCCAACGTCCCTACAACACTCACCTCTACAAAGAGCGCAACATCATCGAGCGCTTCTTCAACAAGCTCAAACAGTTCCGCCGTGTCGCAACCCGCTACGACAAGCTGCTGGCCAACTTCATGGGCTTCGTTAAACTCGCCGCCATCGCTATCTGGCTCAGATAG
- a CDS encoding glycosyltransferase family 2 protein gives MDKIEQIRARQTKSGWRPKVTALVPCYNSSAFISRTLDSLAAQTWDNIEILIGDDNSTDATFEIVSAFASARDDVRILRRNQNLGWLKNSNDLMANATGELMFFAFHDDIIDPTYVETLVLALDDNTDAVLSFSDVEVIEVSGEHAISKFDFLSGLQGSFARGRLMVRLPHGWWVPNRGLFRAWAFQRSGGIKPNSQGEYCADWTWLLHLSLLGGFVRVPEVLCHKYYQPDSISKRWDHNRDQRKALRGAGMREVWHSEVGLAQRAFLAAYIALQPWRWLQRLRRAQRKITGR, from the coding sequence GTGGATAAGATCGAACAGATTCGCGCTCGTCAGACCAAGTCCGGCTGGCGGCCGAAGGTCACCGCCCTGGTGCCCTGCTACAACTCGTCAGCGTTCATTTCGCGGACGTTGGACAGCCTTGCCGCCCAAACGTGGGATAATATCGAAATCTTGATCGGCGATGACAATTCGACAGATGCGACGTTTGAGATCGTTTCGGCATTCGCAAGCGCCCGTGATGACGTCCGAATCCTGCGCCGAAACCAGAATCTCGGATGGCTGAAAAATTCCAACGACCTCATGGCCAATGCCACCGGCGAATTGATGTTCTTCGCCTTTCATGACGACATCATCGATCCAACCTATGTGGAAACGCTGGTACTGGCACTCGATGACAATACCGACGCAGTGCTCTCGTTTAGTGACGTCGAGGTGATCGAAGTCAGCGGCGAGCATGCTATATCGAAGTTCGATTTCCTATCGGGCTTGCAGGGAAGTTTTGCCCGTGGGCGGTTGATGGTGCGACTGCCGCACGGATGGTGGGTTCCCAACCGTGGGCTGTTCAGGGCATGGGCGTTCCAACGCAGCGGGGGGATCAAGCCTAACAGCCAGGGCGAATACTGTGCCGATTGGACCTGGCTTCTGCATCTGTCGCTGCTTGGCGGCTTTGTCCGCGTACCGGAAGTCCTCTGTCATAAATACTACCAGCCGGACAGCATCAGCAAGCGCTGGGACCACAATAGAGACCAACGCAAGGCCTTGCGGGGAGCAGGTATGAGGGAGGTGTGGCATAGCGAAGTCGGCCTCGCACAAAGAGCATTCCTTGCCGCCTACATTGCCTTGCAGCCGTGGCGATGGCTGCAACGGTTGCGACGGGCGCAAAGAAAGATAACAGGACGGTAG